Proteins from one Desmodus rotundus isolate HL8 chromosome 9, HLdesRot8A.1, whole genome shotgun sequence genomic window:
- the COPZ2 gene encoding coatomer subunit zeta-2 isoform X2, translating into MLRPEAWPRPHPGEGAAAAQAGGAAPPARAGEPAGSRLQEPSLYTIKAVFILDNDGHRLLAKYYDDTFPSMKEQVAFEKNVFNKTSRTDSEIAFFGGVTIVYKSSIDLFLYVVGSSYENELMLMSVLTCLFESLNHMLRKNVEKRWLLENMDGAFLVLDEIVDGGVILESDPQQVIQKVNFRADDSSLTEQSVAQVLQSAKEQIKWSLLK; encoded by the exons ATGCTGCGGCCGGAGGCCTGGCCACGTCCGCACCCGGGGGAGGGGGCCGCGGCCGCCCAGGCCGGGGGCGCAGCACCGCCCGCCCGAGCCGGGGAGCCCGCGGGGTCGCGG TTGCAGGAACCTTCTCTCTACACCATCAAGGCTGTTTTCATCCTAGATAATGACGGACACCGCCTGCTGGCCAAG TATTATGATGACACATTTCCCTCCATGAAGGAGCAGGTGGCCTTCGAGaaaaatgtcttcaataagaCCAGTCGGACTGACA GTGAGATCGCATTTTTCGGGGGCGTGACCATCGTGTACAAGAGCAGCATTGACCTCTTCCTGTACGTGGTGGGCTCATCGTACGAGAATGAG CTGATGCTCATGTCTGTTCTCACCTGCCTGTTTGAGTCCCTGAATCACATGTTAAG GAAGAATGTGGAGAAGCGCTGGCTGCTGGAGAACATGGACGGAGCCTTCTTGGTGCTGGACGAGATTGTGGATGGCGG CGTGATTCTGGAGAGTGACCCCCAACAAGTGATCCAGAAAGTGAATTTTAGG GCAGACGACAGCAGCTTGACTGAACAGAGTGTGGCCCAG gtTCTCCAGTCTGCCAAGGAACAAATTAAATGGTCGTTACTGAAATGA
- the COPZ2 gene encoding coatomer subunit zeta-2 isoform X1, whose protein sequence is MLRPEAWPRPHPGEGAAAAQAGGAAPPARAGEPAGSRLQEPSLYTIKAVFILDNDGHRLLAKYYDDTFPSMKEQVAFEKNVFNKTSRTDSEIAFFGGVTIVYKSSIDLFLYVVGSSYENELMLMSVLTCLFESLNHMLRKNVEKRWLLENMDGAFLVLDEIVDGGVILESDPQQVIQKVNFRADDSSLTEQSVAQVSLHRLTLSVWSFLPWH, encoded by the exons ATGCTGCGGCCGGAGGCCTGGCCACGTCCGCACCCGGGGGAGGGGGCCGCGGCCGCCCAGGCCGGGGGCGCAGCACCGCCCGCCCGAGCCGGGGAGCCCGCGGGGTCGCGG TTGCAGGAACCTTCTCTCTACACCATCAAGGCTGTTTTCATCCTAGATAATGACGGACACCGCCTGCTGGCCAAG TATTATGATGACACATTTCCCTCCATGAAGGAGCAGGTGGCCTTCGAGaaaaatgtcttcaataagaCCAGTCGGACTGACA GTGAGATCGCATTTTTCGGGGGCGTGACCATCGTGTACAAGAGCAGCATTGACCTCTTCCTGTACGTGGTGGGCTCATCGTACGAGAATGAG CTGATGCTCATGTCTGTTCTCACCTGCCTGTTTGAGTCCCTGAATCACATGTTAAG GAAGAATGTGGAGAAGCGCTGGCTGCTGGAGAACATGGACGGAGCCTTCTTGGTGCTGGACGAGATTGTGGATGGCGG CGTGATTCTGGAGAGTGACCCCCAACAAGTGATCCAGAAAGTGAATTTTAGG GCAGACGACAGCAGCTTGACTGAACAGAGTGTGGCCCAG GTCTCCCTGCACAGACTAACCCTGAGTGTATGGAGCTTCCTGCCCTGGCACTAA
- the COPZ2 gene encoding coatomer subunit zeta-2 isoform X3 — MLRPEAWPRPHPGEGAAAAQAGGAAPPARAGEPAGSREPSLYTIKAVFILDNDGHRLLAKYYDDTFPSMKEQVAFEKNVFNKTSRTDSEIAFFGGVTIVYKSSIDLFLYVVGSSYENELMLMSVLTCLFESLNHMLRKNVEKRWLLENMDGAFLVLDEIVDGGVILESDPQQVIQKVNFRADDSSLTEQSVAQVSLHRLTLSVWSFLPWH, encoded by the exons ATGCTGCGGCCGGAGGCCTGGCCACGTCCGCACCCGGGGGAGGGGGCCGCGGCCGCCCAGGCCGGGGGCGCAGCACCGCCCGCCCGAGCCGGGGAGCCCGCGGGGTCGCGG GAACCTTCTCTCTACACCATCAAGGCTGTTTTCATCCTAGATAATGACGGACACCGCCTGCTGGCCAAG TATTATGATGACACATTTCCCTCCATGAAGGAGCAGGTGGCCTTCGAGaaaaatgtcttcaataagaCCAGTCGGACTGACA GTGAGATCGCATTTTTCGGGGGCGTGACCATCGTGTACAAGAGCAGCATTGACCTCTTCCTGTACGTGGTGGGCTCATCGTACGAGAATGAG CTGATGCTCATGTCTGTTCTCACCTGCCTGTTTGAGTCCCTGAATCACATGTTAAG GAAGAATGTGGAGAAGCGCTGGCTGCTGGAGAACATGGACGGAGCCTTCTTGGTGCTGGACGAGATTGTGGATGGCGG CGTGATTCTGGAGAGTGACCCCCAACAAGTGATCCAGAAAGTGAATTTTAGG GCAGACGACAGCAGCTTGACTGAACAGAGTGTGGCCCAG GTCTCCCTGCACAGACTAACCCTGAGTGTATGGAGCTTCCTGCCCTGGCACTAA